One window of the Leptotrichia massiliensis genome contains the following:
- the radA gene encoding DNA repair protein RadA produces the protein MAVKKTKAKYICSECGYSSLKWLGKCPNCDSWGTFEEEIDIKSTFRNVESGDVSISKITDIEIEKEFRMVTPFEEFDRVLGGGLIKGEVVLITGSPGIGKSTFLLQLSQEYAKIGNVFYVSGEESPRQIKQRAERVNVQSENLYILNDTNIEKIESVILKDKPKVVVIDSIQTLYSENVNSIPGSVTQIRETTLKIIEIAKKNEIAFYIVGHVTKDGKLAGPKLLEHMVDAVLQIEGEENNYYRIIRSIKNRYGSTNEISIFDMKENGISEVKNPSEFFISDRDEKNVGSIIVPIFEGSRVFLFEVQSLLGTPNFGMPRRTVEGYDKNRVEILSAVLSRSLKVDVNSKDIYINIPGGIDLNDRSSDLAVVFSLLSSIKGIPVSQKIAAIGELGLRGEVRKVSFIKNRINELEKLGFVGVYLPKSHQADFEKEKIKTKIKLNYISNISELVERIR, from the coding sequence ATGGCTGTAAAAAAAACGAAGGCAAAATATATATGCTCAGAATGTGGTTATAGTTCATTAAAATGGCTTGGAAAATGTCCTAACTGCGATTCATGGGGAACTTTTGAAGAAGAGATTGATATAAAGAGTACTTTTAGAAATGTAGAATCGGGGGATGTTTCAATTAGTAAGATAACGGATATTGAAATTGAAAAGGAATTTCGGATGGTAACACCATTTGAAGAATTTGATAGGGTTTTAGGAGGCGGACTTATAAAAGGAGAAGTTGTGCTTATTACAGGAAGCCCTGGAATCGGGAAATCAACTTTCTTGCTTCAGTTGTCACAGGAGTATGCAAAAATTGGGAATGTATTTTATGTTTCTGGAGAGGAATCGCCTCGACAGATAAAACAGCGTGCAGAACGTGTTAATGTACAAAGTGAAAATTTGTATATTTTGAATGATACAAATATAGAAAAAATTGAAAGTGTAATTTTAAAAGATAAGCCTAAAGTCGTAGTAATTGACTCAATTCAGACACTTTATTCAGAAAATGTAAATTCTATCCCTGGAAGTGTAACACAAATTCGTGAAACAACTTTAAAAATCATTGAAATTGCTAAAAAGAATGAAATTGCGTTTTATATTGTAGGACACGTTACAAAAGATGGAAAACTAGCAGGACCAAAGTTATTAGAGCATATGGTTGATGCTGTACTGCAGATTGAAGGAGAAGAAAATAACTATTACAGAATTATCCGTTCAATAAAAAACCGTTACGGTTCTACAAATGAAATTTCGATTTTTGATATGAAGGAAAACGGAATTAGTGAAGTGAAAAATCCATCTGAATTTTTTATAAGCGATAGAGACGAGAAAAATGTTGGGAGCATTATTGTACCAATTTTTGAAGGAAGCCGTGTATTTTTATTTGAAGTACAATCGTTACTGGGAACACCAAATTTTGGGATGCCTAGGAGAACAGTTGAGGGGTATGATAAAAATCGTGTGGAAATATTGAGTGCGGTTTTATCTCGGTCATTAAAGGTGGATGTGAACTCTAAAGATATTTATATTAACATTCCAGGTGGAATTGACTTGAACGACAGGAGTTCTGATTTAGCTGTAGTTTTTTCGCTTTTATCTTCAATAAAAGGCATACCCGTAAGTCAAAAAATAGCTGCTATTGGAGAGCTTGGATTACGGGGCGAAGTGAGAAAAGTTTCATTTATCAAAAATAGGATAAATGAACTGGAAAAACTGGGATTTGTGGGAGTGTACTTACCAAAGAGCCATCAGGCTGATTTTGAAAAAGAAAAAATAAAAACAAAAATAAAGCTTAACTATATAAGCAATATAAGTGAACTTGTCGAGAGGATAAGATAA
- the disA gene encoding DNA integrity scanning diadenylate cyclase DisA: MLKKVVNKKKILEHIFERIAPGTALREAVDKIQEAKLGALIVLGNPNDLKDVMGGGFELNTVYSPQKVYELSKMDGGIILSEDIKTIYGANIQLQPNYSIETDESGTRHQAAHRIAQQKGNLVVAVSERRNKITVYYGKFRYLLNEIGDLLTKSSQAITALEKYSLAIEKNHVNLSILEFDNMVTLYDIVECVRMYGLLFRMSEELIEYMAELGSEGRLIKIQYEEIMLNKNESFDALIKDYKISEETAEKIGLRVKSLTKEELLDDEKIVCLLGFDTNIINLDEKIEPRGYGLLSNITKISKKDREILVKEFSNVQSILMSTASDIAKIKGVSKYKAEHINKSLKRIKNRAVIDRE, from the coding sequence ATGTTAAAAAAGGTAGTGAACAAGAAGAAAATATTGGAGCACATATTTGAGAGGATAGCACCAGGAACAGCTTTGAGAGAAGCGGTAGATAAAATTCAGGAAGCAAAGCTAGGTGCATTAATTGTATTGGGAAATCCTAATGATTTGAAAGATGTAATGGGTGGTGGATTTGAGCTAAATACAGTATACTCACCACAAAAAGTTTATGAATTGTCTAAAATGGATGGTGGAATTATATTGTCAGAGGATATAAAAACAATTTATGGAGCAAATATCCAGTTACAGCCAAATTATTCTATAGAAACAGATGAAAGCGGAACAAGACATCAGGCGGCACACAGAATTGCTCAGCAAAAAGGAAATTTAGTTGTTGCAGTTTCTGAAAGAAGAAATAAAATAACAGTATATTATGGCAAGTTTAGATATTTATTAAATGAAATTGGAGATTTGTTGACAAAATCTTCACAGGCAATAACGGCTCTTGAGAAATATTCCCTTGCGATTGAGAAAAATCATGTTAATTTGTCTATCTTGGAATTTGACAATATGGTAACGCTTTATGATATTGTAGAGTGTGTAAGAATGTATGGATTGCTTTTTAGAATGTCGGAAGAATTAATTGAATACATGGCGGAGCTAGGAAGTGAAGGACGGCTTATAAAGATTCAGTATGAAGAAATAATGTTAAATAAAAACGAAAGTTTTGACGCTCTTATAAAGGATTATAAAATAAGTGAGGAAACAGCAGAAAAAATTGGTTTAAGAGTAAAATCCTTAACAAAAGAGGAATTACTGGATGATGAAAAAATCGTGTGCCTTCTTGGATTTGACACAAATATCATAAATCTTGATGAGAAGATAGAGCCACGTGGTTATGGACTTTTGAGCAATATAACCAAAATAAGCAAAAAGGACAGAGAGATTCTTGTAAAGGAATTTTCAAATGTTCAGTCAATTTTGATGTCAACAGCCTCAGATATTGCTAAAATAAAAGGAGTAAGTAAATATAAGGCTGAGCATATTAATAAATCATTAAAACGTATAAAAAATAGAGCAGTAATTGACAGGGAATAA
- a CDS encoding ECF-type riboflavin transporter substrate-binding protein: MEATTIKKVVAMGIGAAIYIVLSRFVAIPTPIPNTTLQVTFAFVALMAFIYGPAVGLGIGFIGHTLNDISGYGNVWFSWVAAAAFFGLATGFLGKIVKIENFNGAKIVKFIVGEVIISLISWVVLAPIIDIAIYKEPQAKAFAQGVTAALGNMIVVAILGTILIFAFSKTIVSKGSLKQE; the protein is encoded by the coding sequence ATGGAAGCAACAACAATTAAAAAAGTGGTAGCAATGGGAATCGGTGCAGCGATTTATATTGTATTATCAAGATTTGTAGCAATTCCTACACCAATTCCTAATACGACATTACAAGTAACTTTTGCTTTTGTGGCGTTGATGGCATTTATATATGGTCCTGCAGTTGGTCTGGGAATTGGATTTATTGGGCATACGCTTAATGATATTTCGGGATATGGAAATGTATGGTTCAGCTGGGTTGCAGCAGCGGCATTTTTTGGACTGGCAACTGGATTTTTAGGAAAAATTGTTAAAATCGAGAATTTTAATGGAGCAAAAATTGTAAAATTTATAGTGGGAGAAGTAATTATAAGCTTGATAAGCTGGGTAGTTCTAGCTCCAATTATTGATATTGCAATATATAAGGAACCGCAGGCAAAAGCATTTGCACAAGGAGTTACAGCGGCACTTGGAAATATGATAGTTGTAGCAATTTTAGGTACAATTTTAATATTTGCATTTTCAAAAACAATAGTAAGCAAAGGAAGCTTAAAACAGGAATAA
- the xseA gene encoding exodeoxyribonuclease VII large subunit, with product MEQTVFSVSDINREVKMFLEGTNTFKNIFIEGELSNITYYRSGHLYFTLKDASASVKCAIFRYKYRGVPEDLKEGDLVKIRGSVTLYEANGSYQIVADFLEKSNSLGLLYEKMEMLKKLYFEKGYFSDKIKKHLPKLPINIGVVTADTGAAIRDIINTTHKRFPNVNIYLYPAKVQGEGAAREVSAGIEFFNRMNEEKYLEIDTLIVGRGGGSIEDLWAFNEEAVIEAIYKSEIPVISAVGHEIDNLLSDLVADRRAATPTQAAEILIPEKEKLTDELESKKNLLSKLLLNKVTMMKKELEYRKNNYYIKNFANILDNKKFELMEKEQKLSRELRRIVQKSREQLDYRKQRFDRIDLQKIILSEKENLKKKSAELNQIILEFFENRKKELKYKKAQLSKYSVSDILKQGYTITRKNGKIVKRGIELSKEDKLEIEFLDVKKKVVVK from the coding sequence ATGGAACAGACAGTATTTTCCGTAAGTGATATAAATAGAGAAGTTAAAATGTTTTTGGAGGGGACAAATACTTTTAAGAACATTTTTATTGAAGGGGAGCTTTCTAATATTACGTATTATCGTTCGGGACATTTGTATTTTACATTAAAAGATGCAAGTGCAAGTGTGAAATGTGCTATTTTTCGTTATAAGTATAGAGGAGTGCCTGAAGACTTGAAGGAAGGGGATTTGGTAAAAATTCGGGGTAGTGTTACGCTTTATGAAGCAAATGGAAGTTATCAGATTGTAGCAGATTTTCTTGAAAAAAGTAATTCTCTTGGGCTGCTTTATGAAAAAATGGAAATGCTTAAAAAGTTGTACTTTGAAAAGGGATATTTTTCTGACAAAATAAAAAAACATTTACCCAAATTACCTATAAATATTGGTGTTGTAACAGCTGATACAGGAGCAGCAATTAGAGATATTATAAATACAACGCATAAAAGGTTTCCAAATGTGAATATTTACCTTTATCCTGCAAAAGTTCAAGGAGAAGGTGCAGCACGAGAAGTTTCGGCAGGAATTGAGTTTTTTAATAGAATGAACGAAGAAAAGTACCTTGAAATAGATACGCTTATTGTTGGACGTGGTGGAGGAAGCATTGAGGATTTGTGGGCATTTAATGAGGAAGCTGTGATAGAAGCCATTTATAAGTCTGAGATTCCTGTAATTTCAGCGGTAGGTCACGAAATTGACAACTTGCTTTCAGACTTGGTTGCAGATAGACGAGCGGCTACACCAACTCAGGCAGCAGAAATCTTGATTCCTGAAAAAGAAAAATTGACAGATGAACTGGAAAGTAAAAAGAATCTTTTGAGTAAATTACTTTTAAATAAAGTTACAATGATGAAAAAAGAGCTGGAATACAGAAAAAATAATTATTATATAAAGAATTTTGCAAATATTCTGGATAACAAGAAATTTGAATTAATGGAAAAAGAACAGAAATTATCAAGAGAACTTAGAAGAATTGTACAAAAATCACGAGAACAGCTGGATTACCGAAAACAGAGATTTGACAGAATTGATTTACAAAAAATAATTTTAAGTGAAAAAGAAAATTTAAAGAAAAAATCAGCCGAACTTAACCAAATAATACTGGAATTTTTTGAAAATCGAAAAAAGGAACTGAAATACAAAAAAGCACAGCTTTCGAAATATTCAGTAAGTGATATTTTGAAACAAGGTTATACAATAACTCGAAAAAATGGGAAGATTGTTAAGAGAGGGATTGAGCTTAGCAAGGAAGATAAGCTGGAGATAGAGTTTTTGGATGTTAAGAAGAAAGTGGTTGTTAAGTAA
- a CDS encoding deoxycytidylate deaminase, translating to MPKRDNYLSWDEYFMGIAFLSGMRSKDPSTQVGACIIDEDKKIIGIGYNGFPMGSSDDSMPWDKDGEFLDTKYPYVVHAELNAILNSIKSLKNCTIYVTHFPCNECAKAIVQSGIKKVIYFSDKHKSLDSTKASKRIFENAQVETIHLGIEKETINIQFKD from the coding sequence ATGCCTAAAAGAGATAATTATTTATCATGGGATGAATATTTTATGGGAATAGCGTTTTTGTCAGGAATGAGAAGTAAGGATCCGTCTACACAGGTTGGGGCTTGTATTATTGATGAAGATAAAAAAATAATAGGAATTGGATATAACGGGTTTCCTATGGGAAGTTCGGATGACAGTATGCCTTGGGATAAGGACGGGGAGTTTTTGGATACGAAATATCCTTATGTTGTGCATGCTGAACTGAACGCTATCCTTAACAGTATAAAATCATTGAAGAACTGTACTATTTATGTGACACATTTTCCGTGCAATGAGTGTGCAAAAGCAATCGTACAGTCAGGAATAAAAAAGGTAATATATTTTTCTGATAAGCACAAGTCGCTTGATTCTACAAAGGCTTCAAAAAGGATTTTTGAAAATGCACAGGTAGAAACCATACATCTTGGTATTGAGAAAGAAACCATAAATATCCAGTTTAAAGATTAA
- a CDS encoding helix-turn-helix transcriptional regulator has product MKKSERINDMMMYLNNKETFNLKDIMKKYSISKNTALRDIKSLEEIGMPIYSFSGRNGRYKILKNKLLSPVLFNVNEIYALYFTMLTLKGYKTTPFHLDIEKLKEKFKNCLPQRQVEEINKMETILNFEVSKHQKESPFLKKILENSIEEKVCKILYKEEKKEKYYFVQFFKISSAYGQWLVSGYDFEDREIKNFQCDKIIHLVEEDKFESISFEKFVNLNSDMYKIHDYNMINFELEI; this is encoded by the coding sequence ATGAAAAAATCAGAACGGATTAATGATATGATGATGTATCTTAACAATAAAGAGACTTTTAATTTAAAAGATATTATGAAAAAATACAGTATTTCCAAAAATACGGCTTTAAGAGACATAAAATCTCTTGAGGAAATTGGGATGCCAATTTATTCTTTTAGCGGGAGAAATGGAAGGTATAAAATTTTAAAAAATAAACTGCTCTCTCCTGTCTTGTTCAATGTAAATGAAATATATGCGTTATACTTCACTATGCTTACGTTAAAAGGATACAAAACAACACCTTTTCATTTAGATATTGAAAAATTGAAAGAAAAATTTAAAAACTGTCTTCCGCAGAGACAAGTGGAGGAAATTAACAAAATGGAGACAATATTAAATTTTGAAGTTTCAAAGCATCAAAAGGAAAGTCCTTTTTTAAAGAAAATTCTTGAAAATTCAATAGAAGAAAAAGTTTGTAAAATTTTGTATAAAGAAGAAAAGAAAGAGAAATATTATTTTGTTCAATTTTTCAAAATATCATCTGCTTATGGGCAATGGCTTGTTTCAGGATATGATTTTGAGGATAGGGAAATTAAAAATTTTCAATGTGATAAAATTATTCATTTGGTGGAAGAAGATAAATTTGAATCAATTTCTTTTGAAAAGTTTGTTAATTTAAATTCAGATATGTATAAAATTCATGATTATAATATGATAAATTTTGAGCTTGAAATATAG
- a CDS encoding ATP-binding protein produces MDFYLLEFKLNGIKNIEKEIAISFYKQDIRKFNRENYNVKGIFGRNGIGKTAVIKGIEILRNIVLDSDYLILKSSLLNEIINKKLKECYLSAEFLVVDKKNKKHIFEHSINLKIENGKIIITKEIINKKKLDRKEILKTLIIENGKINKEKSNYFKNLDEIEKLSMNLLDRKSIIKLVIDNVEKYETNELKSEKFEFIYLYILYLKINIFTHLEDNHNKKLFVNFEDLKWFDKVYFDYVNREGEKRNILSKTKEEIENLNKSLERKERFLKLFNPELNKIEFEKKDFDENYYEIEYVFNYKDYKINFEYESMGMKSLFRLFDVLDTINNGGIVFVDEIDMSIHDLYLNRLIEFFAENGKGQFTFTAHNTSILDTLKKYKNSIDFMTEYQEIKPWIKNGNYSPRKQYLEGMLPNMPYNIEYYDFFEIFNTFEEEN; encoded by the coding sequence ATGGATTTTTATCTTTTAGAATTTAAATTAAATGGAATAAAAAATATTGAAAAAGAAATTGCAATTAGTTTTTATAAGCAGGATATTCGGAAGTTTAACAGGGAAAATTATAATGTTAAGGGAATTTTTGGAAGAAACGGAATTGGGAAAACTGCTGTTATAAAAGGAATTGAAATTTTAAGAAATATTGTATTAGATAGTGATTATTTAATTTTAAAAAGTAGTTTGCTAAATGAAATAATAAATAAAAAACTTAAAGAATGTTATTTATCTGCTGAGTTTTTAGTTGTTGATAAAAAAAATAAAAAACATATTTTTGAACATTCAATAAATTTGAAAATAGAAAATGGGAAAATTATTATTACAAAAGAAATAATAAATAAAAAAAAGCTAGATAGAAAAGAGATATTAAAAACATTAATTATAGAAAATGGAAAGATAAACAAAGAGAAGTCAAATTATTTTAAAAATTTAGATGAAATAGAAAAGTTATCAATGAATTTACTGGATAGAAAAAGTATAATAAAACTGGTTATTGATAATGTTGAAAAATATGAAACAAACGAATTAAAATCTGAAAAATTTGAATTTATATATTTATATATATTGTATTTAAAAATTAATATTTTCACTCACTTAGAAGATAATCATAATAAAAAACTTTTCGTTAATTTTGAAGATTTAAAATGGTTTGATAAAGTCTATTTTGACTATGTAAATAGAGAAGGGGAAAAAAGAAATATCTTATCTAAAACAAAAGAAGAAATTGAAAATTTGAATAAAAGTCTAGAAAGAAAAGAAAGATTTTTAAAATTATTTAATCCTGAACTAAATAAAATAGAGTTTGAAAAGAAAGATTTTGATGAAAATTATTATGAAATTGAATATGTTTTCAACTACAAGGATTATAAGATAAATTTTGAATATGAAAGTATGGGAATGAAATCACTGTTTAGATTATTTGATGTTTTGGATACGATTAATAATGGTGGAATTGTATTTGTTGATGAAATAGATATGAGTATTCATGATTTATATTTGAATAGGTTAATTGAGTTTTTTGCTGAAAATGGGAAAGGACAGTTTACGTTTACGGCTCATAATACAAGTATTTTAGATACTTTAAAAAAATATAAAAATTCGATAGATTTTATGACTGAATATCAGGAAATAAAGCCTTGGATAAAAAATGGAAATTATTCTCCAAGAAAGCAGTATTTGGAGGGAATGTTACCCAATATGCCATATAATATTGAATATTATGATTTTTTTGAGATATTTAATACGTTTGAAGAGGAGAATTAA
- the rnc gene encoding ribonuclease III, which yields METGANRDAKELMQKIGYEFKNEEYLEEALTHRSYSNETEKDRRFNNEKLEFLGDAVVNLITTEYIYELYEKKTEGELAKLKSQIISEPVFSTIASDIELGEYLYLSNGEIMSGGRNRRSILGDAFEALIGAIFKDSDYYTAKNVALKLLLGKINKLEEIEGTGDYKTVLQEFVQGKYRKMPEYKLLNTKGPDHDKVFEISVSWNDKIYGVGTGKSKKEAEKHAAKEALRKLKKQKQ from the coding sequence ATGGAAACGGGTGCAAATAGGGATGCTAAGGAATTGATGCAGAAAATAGGATATGAATTTAAAAATGAGGAATATTTAGAAGAGGCGTTGACACATAGATCGTATTCTAATGAAACGGAAAAAGATAGAAGATTTAACAATGAAAAACTGGAATTTCTAGGAGATGCAGTTGTAAATCTTATAACAACAGAATATATTTATGAACTTTATGAAAAAAAGACGGAAGGTGAACTTGCAAAATTAAAAAGCCAAATTATAAGTGAACCTGTATTTTCTACTATTGCAAGCGATATTGAACTAGGAGAATATTTGTATTTGAGTAATGGCGAAATTATGTCTGGCGGTAGAAATAGAAGGTCTATTTTAGGAGATGCCTTTGAGGCTTTGATTGGTGCGATTTTTAAAGATTCAGATTATTATACTGCGAAAAATGTGGCATTGAAATTGCTGCTTGGAAAAATAAATAAACTTGAAGAAATAGAAGGAACTGGTGATTATAAGACGGTTTTACAGGAATTTGTTCAAGGAAAATATAGAAAAATGCCAGAATATAAGCTGCTTAATACAAAAGGCCCTGACCACGATAAAGTTTTTGAAATTTCTGTAAGCTGGAATGATAAAATTTACGGAGTAGGAACTGGGAAAAGTAAAAAGGAAGCTGAAAAACATGCGGCAAAAGAGGCATTAAGAAAATTAAAAAAACAAAAGCAGTAA
- a CDS encoding pyridoxamine 5'-phosphate oxidase family protein: MDITNNFLEIMEKTTDMAIASSDSSNQPNVRIVRFYYNSDEKILYFLTLKNSQKTVEFEQNNKVAFTTIPIDGLKHIKAKGIIRKSQKSVQDLKNKFIEKIPEVKKNIDEGENFMELYEVSFTKATVTLDVKNTKEFEIL; this comes from the coding sequence ATGGATATAACAAATAACTTTTTAGAAATTATGGAAAAAACTACTGATATGGCAATAGCTTCTTCAGACTCAAGTAATCAGCCTAATGTAAGAATTGTAAGATTTTATTATAATTCAGATGAGAAAATTTTATATTTTTTAACACTAAAGAATAGTCAAAAAACAGTAGAATTTGAACAAAATAACAAAGTAGCTTTTACAACAATCCCTATAGATGGTCTAAAACACATTAAAGCTAAAGGAATTATAAGAAAAAGCCAAAAATCTGTTCAAGATTTAAAAAACAAATTTATAGAAAAAATACCAGAAGTAAAAAAGAATATTGATGAAGGAGAAAACTTTATGGAATTATATGAAGTATCTTTTACAAAAGCAACTGTTACTCTTGATGTTAAAAATACTAAGGAATTTGAGATTTTATAA
- a CDS encoding PD-(D/E)XK nuclease domain-containing protein, translated as MKIPNEELFDFFRIRFLYRTYRGHYRFYGLGEHLINGNYEKFILEIRELLKNAISFKDLKEENSYHLFVIGLVSIMSENYFVKSNVESGDGIPDLVLKPKNKTKKAFIFEFKYSRAKDSKNLKRTAKSALKQINDRNYSEGLKYEGYKEIVKIGMGFRKKDVEVVVEEE; from the coding sequence TTGAAAATTCCAAATGAGGAACTGTTTGATTTTTTCAGAATCAGATTTTTGTATAGGACTTATCGGGGACATTACAGATTTTATGGACTTGGAGAGCATTTGATTAATGGAAATTATGAAAAATTCATATTGGAAATAAGGGAACTTTTAAAAAATGCGATAAGTTTTAAAGACTTGAAGGAAGAAAATTCTTATCATCTGTTTGTAATTGGGCTAGTCTCAATAATGTCAGAAAATTATTTTGTAAAATCAAATGTAGAAAGTGGAGATGGAATTCCTGATTTGGTATTGAAGCCAAAAAATAAAACTAAAAAAGCATTTATATTTGAATTTAAGTATTCAAGAGCAAAAGATAGCAAAAATTTGAAAAGAACTGCAAAAAGCGCTTTGAAGCAAATAAATGACAGGAATTATTCTGAAGGGTTAAAATATGAAGGTTATAAAGAAATTGTGAAAATTGGGATGGGATTTAGGAAAAAGGATGTGGAGGTTGTAGTAGAGGAAGAATAA
- the coaD gene encoding pantetheine-phosphate adenylyltransferase: MKKVALYPGSFDPITKGHIDIIKRSSHLFDKLIIGIFKNSTKSKAWFSDEEKVEMIEEILKKEDINAEIKIFNGLLVDFMYEENVNILIRGLRALSDYEYELQFTLTNKTLSKSEFETVFLTASREYLYLSSSLVKEVALNKGDLSFFVTENVKKCLIKKVEELQKD, encoded by the coding sequence ATGAAAAAAGTGGCGTTATATCCAGGGAGTTTTGATCCAATAACGAAGGGACATATTGATATTATAAAACGTTCTTCGCATTTATTTGATAAGTTAATAATAGGAATTTTTAAAAATTCTACAAAATCAAAAGCCTGGTTTTCAGATGAAGAAAAAGTTGAGATGATAGAAGAAATCTTGAAAAAAGAAGACATTAATGCTGAAATAAAAATTTTTAACGGATTGTTAGTTGATTTTATGTACGAAGAAAACGTAAATATTTTAATAAGAGGGCTTCGTGCTTTATCAGATTATGAATACGAGTTACAGTTTACGCTTACAAATAAAACACTTTCAAAAAGTGAATTTGAAACAGTGTTTTTAACAGCTTCAAGGGAATATCTGTACTTGAGTTCAAGTCTTGTGAAGGAAGTCGCATTAAATAAAGGTGATTTGAGTTTTTTTGTTACAGAAAATGTTAAAAAGTGTTTAATTAAAAAAGTTGAAGAATTACAAAAAGACTAA
- a CDS encoding DUF1385 domain-containing protein has translation MEDKRVTVGGQAVVEGVMMRGPKAIATAVRKQDGSIVYKKITLTEKNNKWLKVPFVRGVIALYDAMVVGTKELIFASNQAGLEEEKLTDKQVGFTVMTSVLLGIAVFMWLPSAVGGFFFKDNVLKANIVEAVIKLILFLGYIYGISFLKDIQRVFEYHGAEHKSIMNYEMEKELTPKNAKECTRFHPRCGTSFLLLVMFISILVFSTVDLFFKVPTGHFTMLLYKLVTRILFVPFVAGLSYEIQRWTSYHLDNVFAKMIAIPGMWLQKITTSEPDESQLEVAIVALNVALGNEVTNATEVFE, from the coding sequence ATGGAAGATAAAAGAGTGACTGTTGGAGGTCAGGCTGTTGTAGAAGGGGTTATGATGAGAGGACCTAAAGCTATTGCAACAGCTGTTCGTAAGCAGGATGGAAGTATCGTTTATAAAAAAATAACGCTTACCGAGAAAAATAATAAATGGTTAAAAGTACCTTTTGTGCGAGGAGTTATAGCACTTTATGATGCAATGGTCGTTGGGACTAAGGAGCTTATTTTTGCGTCAAATCAGGCTGGACTGGAAGAGGAGAAATTGACAGATAAACAGGTTGGGTTTACTGTTATGACATCGGTTTTATTGGGAATAGCGGTGTTTATGTGGCTACCATCTGCTGTTGGAGGCTTTTTCTTTAAAGACAATGTTTTAAAAGCCAATATTGTTGAGGCTGTTATAAAATTGATACTTTTCTTGGGATATATTTACGGAATTTCGTTTTTGAAGGATATACAGCGAGTTTTTGAATATCATGGAGCAGAACATAAAAGTATTATGAATTACGAAATGGAAAAGGAATTAACACCAAAAAATGCAAAAGAATGTACAAGATTTCATCCAAGATGCGGTACAAGCTTTCTTTTACTTGTAATGTTTATTAGTATTTTAGTATTTTCAACAGTTGACTTGTTTTTTAAAGTTCCAACTGGACATTTTACGATGCTTCTTTATAAGTTAGTGACAAGAATATTGTTTGTACCATTTGTTGCTGGACTTTCTTACGAAATACAGCGTTGGACAAGCTACCATCTGGATAATGTTTTTGCCAAAATGATTGCAATTCCTGGAATGTGGCTACAAAAAATAACTACAAGCGAGCCTGATGAAAGCCAATTGGAAGTGGCAATTGTAGCTTTGAATGTGGCGTTAGGGAATGAAGTTACGAATGCGACGGAAGTTTTTGAATAA